One stretch of Muribaculum intestinale DNA includes these proteins:
- a CDS encoding SNF2-related protein: MSINYDCIFDSTVTFEAFKYQKEAVDAIKDLEYGAIFHEQGLGKTKIAIDILLYWLNNSVDTVIIVTKKTLVLNWITEFQNHTTLTPEILSSKKSDNYYIFNSPVRVIVTNFETISSEKERMKLFLQTRNVAIIIDESTKIKNPEAKLTKDFFELSPYFSHRIIMTGTPIANRPYDIWAQIYFLDMGKSLGSDFNAFRTNCDLTNDLDSDKNKAVTFEKSVSSIFSKIRNFTVRETKNSGIITLPKKNYHTILVPFEDRQRNMYESLCEEMQISVVKGDETILDESPEAIKRLLRLVQITSNPALLDDSYTYTSAKQKKLEELIRDIQLMAN; encoded by the coding sequence ATGTCTATAAATTACGATTGCATATTCGATTCTACTGTTACCTTTGAGGCTTTCAAGTATCAAAAGGAGGCCGTTGACGCCATAAAAGATCTTGAATATGGTGCAATCTTTCATGAACAAGGACTTGGTAAAACTAAAATTGCTATTGATATACTATTATATTGGCTCAATAATTCGGTTGACACCGTAATTATTGTAACAAAAAAAACCTTAGTCCTGAATTGGATAACTGAATTCCAAAATCACACTACGTTAACTCCTGAAATTCTAAGTTCCAAAAAAAGCGATAACTACTATATATTTAATAGCCCTGTTCGTGTGATTGTTACTAATTTCGAGACTATAAGTAGTGAAAAGGAGCGAATGAAATTGTTTCTCCAGACTCGTAACGTGGCAATTATAATTGACGAATCTACCAAGATTAAAAACCCGGAGGCAAAACTTACCAAAGATTTTTTTGAGTTGTCACCGTACTTTTCACATCGTATTATAATGACTGGTACTCCCATTGCAAATCGTCCTTATGATATTTGGGCACAAATATACTTTCTTGATATGGGTAAAAGCCTTGGCTCTGATTTTAACGCTTTCAGAACTAACTGTGACTTGACTAATGATTTGGATTCTGATAAGAATAAAGCTGTCACATTTGAAAAAAGTGTTTCAAGCATATTTTCTAAAATTCGGAATTTCACTGTTCGTGAGACAAAGAACAGTGGAATCATTACACTCCCCAAAAAGAATTATCATACTATATTAGTACCATTTGAGGATCGACAACGGAATATGTATGAATCGCTTTGCGAAGAAATGCAGATTTCAGTAGTAAAAGGAGATGAAACAATTCTCGATGAATCCCCGGAGGCTATAAAGAGGCTTCTTAGGTTAGTTCAAATTACCTCTAATCCGGCACTATTAGACGACTCATATACATACACTTCTGCTAAACAAAAAAAGTTAGAAGAACTAATTAGGGATATTCAGTTAATGGCTAACTGA
- a CDS encoding transposase, with amino-acid sequence MKLRKISEITATLPFTEFDFMQKYRESFAVSELGRIHAQLPLKELAEKIRSHFPKTHPQGNTPMFPPEGEVALMFLKPYTGQSDDGLIEMLNGNIHMQMFCGVLIDPAKPIKNGKIVSAIRQRIAGVLDIRELQKILYGKWGGSLRNKDLCLTDATCYESHLRFPTDVKLLWECCEWLQSLIAKTCKALKERLPRNKYRDIDRARLTYAKHRKHSCI; translated from the coding sequence GTGAAGTTACGGAAAATATCTGAGATTACGGCCACGTTGCCGTTTACCGAGTTCGATTTTATGCAAAAATATCGCGAGAGTTTTGCCGTAAGCGAGCTCGGGCGCATCCATGCGCAACTGCCATTGAAGGAGCTGGCAGAGAAAATCCGCTCGCATTTTCCCAAAACGCATCCTCAAGGCAACACGCCGATGTTCCCGCCGGAGGGAGAGGTGGCGCTGATGTTCCTCAAACCATATACCGGACAATCGGATGACGGCCTGATCGAGATGCTCAACGGCAACATACACATGCAGATGTTCTGCGGGGTGCTCATAGATCCCGCCAAGCCCATAAAGAACGGCAAGATAGTCAGTGCTATCCGTCAGCGCATAGCCGGAGTTCTGGACATCAGAGAACTGCAGAAAATCCTGTATGGCAAATGGGGCGGCTCGCTGAGAAACAAGGATTTGTGTCTGACCGATGCCACCTGCTACGAGAGCCATCTGCGGTTCCCGACAGATGTAAAACTGTTGTGGGAATGCTGCGAGTGGCTTCAATCTCTAATTGCAAAGACCTGTAAGGCGCTGAAGGAACGGCTGCCGCGCAACAAGTATCGTGATATTGACCGCGCCAGACTCACCTATGCCAAGCATCGCAAACACAGCTGTATCTAA
- the istA gene encoding IS21 family transposase, which produces MLHMEEKTSIILSHRREGMSIREIARRNGMSRKTVRKYLREFEREAGPSPTEREVDDYLLTRPKYDSSGRVRRVVTDDVRRRIDGFIARNRENVAAGLHKQQMRKLDMWRRLQDDGVRIAYSTVCQYVRALEAAPKSQEKPAKAYIRQDYEPGFRCEFDWGVLTLWIGGVRTRLHMAVFTLDHSNMRKAYLFSREDTLALMEAHRNCFRELGGTPRVMAYDNMRTAVKKFLGRDREHTDALLRMEVHYCFTPHFCNPRSGWEKGKVERSVEYIRRRAFSFEVRFDSLDAAQTHLAAVCDRLNTEASNMSAEEKRLRIQADLAALRPLDHGDIGCFEQRLYRVGKYSTITVDGVHYSVPDRLVGSQVAVKLYSERIVVLYGRDKVANHARSRRSGDWVIDLMHYLGTFLRKPAALGRSVALQQVHPSVAALYREHFRESPRSFIELLVFTRDNNLAYTDIVRAATSLSSRGLQRLSSEQIQAQMISAEGHMQSTADIAATNVPDPQQAEIESSASHTLDMLSSFMEYTRASQAD; this is translated from the coding sequence ATGCTACACATGGAGGAAAAAACATCCATTATTCTGTCTCATCGCCGCGAGGGGATGAGCATCCGCGAGATAGCGCGCCGCAACGGCATGAGCCGCAAGACCGTGCGCAAGTATCTGCGCGAGTTCGAGAGAGAGGCCGGCCCGTCACCGACAGAGCGGGAGGTTGACGATTATCTGCTGACCAGGCCGAAGTATGACAGCAGCGGACGCGTCAGGCGTGTTGTGACCGATGATGTCCGCCGTCGCATCGATGGTTTTATCGCCCGCAACCGGGAGAACGTCGCTGCCGGATTGCACAAGCAGCAGATGCGCAAGCTCGATATGTGGCGACGTCTTCAGGACGATGGCGTGCGTATCGCCTATTCCACAGTATGTCAGTATGTCCGTGCGCTGGAGGCAGCGCCGAAGTCGCAAGAAAAGCCTGCAAAGGCATATATCCGTCAGGACTATGAGCCTGGATTCCGTTGCGAGTTCGACTGGGGCGTGCTTACCCTGTGGATCGGTGGAGTCAGGACTCGCCTTCACATGGCGGTATTCACCCTCGACCACAGCAATATGCGCAAGGCATATCTGTTTTCGCGCGAAGATACCCTGGCTCTTATGGAAGCCCACCGCAACTGCTTCCGGGAGTTGGGGGGCACCCCGCGCGTGATGGCCTATGACAACATGCGTACCGCCGTAAAGAAGTTCCTCGGGCGCGACCGCGAGCACACGGATGCGCTGCTGCGCATGGAGGTACACTACTGTTTCACACCCCATTTCTGCAACCCTCGCTCGGGATGGGAAAAAGGCAAGGTGGAACGTTCGGTGGAATATATCCGGCGTCGTGCATTCTCGTTCGAGGTCCGGTTTGACTCCCTGGATGCCGCGCAGACGCATCTGGCGGCAGTCTGCGACAGGCTCAACACAGAGGCGTCCAACATGTCGGCGGAAGAAAAACGCCTGCGCATACAGGCCGATCTGGCGGCGCTACGTCCGTTGGACCACGGTGACATCGGCTGCTTCGAGCAGCGGCTGTACCGCGTCGGAAAGTATTCAACGATAACCGTTGACGGAGTGCACTACTCTGTGCCCGACCGTCTGGTGGGCTCGCAGGTGGCGGTAAAGCTGTATTCCGAGCGCATCGTGGTGCTTTACGGACGCGACAAGGTGGCCAATCATGCCCGAAGCCGACGCTCCGGCGACTGGGTCATCGACCTGATGCATTATCTGGGTACATTCCTGCGCAAACCGGCCGCTCTGGGGCGGTCTGTGGCTCTGCAACAGGTACATCCGTCGGTGGCGGCGCTTTACCGCGAACACTTCCGCGAGTCTCCGCGAAGCTTCATAGAACTGCTTGTGTTCACCCGCGACAACAATCTGGCATACACTGACATCGTCCGTGCCGCCACAAGTCTTTCGTCCCGCGGGCTCCAGCGCCTCTCATCTGAACAGATACAGGCTCAGATGATCTCGGCGGAAGGACATATGCAGTCAACCGCCGATATCGCGGCAACGAACGTTCCCGACCCGCAACAGGCTGAAATAGAAAGTTCGGCAAGCCATACCCTTGACATGCTTTCATCATTTATGGAATATACCCGCGCATCGCAGGCAGACTGA
- a CDS encoding excisionase family DNA-binding protein: protein MSEDRRITMRLTRIENTLEEIKRNITAPVPPDRKITVREAAEIMHCSDQRVRDAIHDGSLKAERNGRRFFLSLYDVRERAGYATLEKKRQT from the coding sequence ATGAGTGAAGACAGACGCATAACAATGAGGCTCACAAGGATTGAGAACACCCTTGAAGAGATAAAGCGGAACATCACCGCACCGGTGCCTCCCGACAGAAAGATAACCGTGCGTGAGGCGGCGGAGATCATGCACTGTTCAGACCAGCGTGTACGCGACGCGATACATGACGGCTCCCTGAAAGCGGAGCGTAACGGGCGGCGTTTTTTCCTCTCTCTTTACGATGTGAGGGAGCGTGCCGGATACGCAACACTTGAAAAAAAACGGCAGACCTGA
- a CDS encoding TMF family protein, whose protein sequence is MDNIRNRVRQAMEWLKDNRLFNSNRVIAEKMGYNPSVVSQVITGKSKVTERFVKSLCSIYQPLSFDWIWNGNGNMIQETVPRQPEADPEPPQMDRFSYILADMAEIIKNMTAFMGPMNNRLERLEKRIDEQAKEIERLRSELSAKEKAATSRKK, encoded by the coding sequence ATGGACAACATAAGAAATAGGGTGAGACAGGCGATGGAATGGCTGAAAGACAACAGGCTGTTCAACTCCAACCGTGTCATTGCGGAAAAGATGGGCTACAATCCCAGTGTCGTGTCACAGGTGATAACCGGCAAATCCAAAGTGACGGAACGCTTTGTCAAAAGCCTGTGCAGCATATACCAGCCCCTGAGTTTCGATTGGATATGGAACGGGAATGGGAACATGATACAGGAGACAGTTCCACGACAGCCGGAAGCGGATCCGGAGCCGCCGCAGATGGACCGCTTCTCATATATCCTCGCTGACATGGCTGAGATCATAAAGAACATGACGGCCTTCATGGGGCCGATGAATAACCGGCTTGAACGTCTGGAAAAGAGGATTGATGAACAGGCGAAGGAGATAGAACGGCTACGCTCTGAACTGTCTGCAAAAGAGAAAGCCGCCACCTCCCGGAAGAAGTGA
- a CDS encoding site-specific integrase: MAGIPQIKIVFDRRKKASAVNPGTVEIEVSYNRERVRLSTGVAVLKQQWSGKEVVNHPQADHLNEQIRRVYDGIHEKMSSIASTKGEYDLSLLKKVKKTKLQGSSASFLDWLEERIDMRPVTESTRKQHKVMLNCLRDFGLIRFFSDLTPKNIRLWDDFIRKRVTAQASVHGYHKRLKPYIVEAIQFEKLESNPYDGMRISRGKSEGIKFLTEEERDRVEALELYGMTEKVRDMFIFSCYTGLAYSDLVKIKKSDVFRQGEDYCIRDKRMKTGMPYTIVLLPKAIAILKKYNYNLNLMSNQKCNDQLKIIANLASLHINLTMHVGRHTFATWALTKGVGIETVSKMLAHSNVAMTEKYAHVLQTSVIQGFGKLK; this comes from the coding sequence ATGGCAGGAATACCACAGATTAAGATTGTTTTCGACCGCCGCAAGAAGGCATCGGCCGTCAACCCCGGCACCGTTGAGATTGAGGTGTCGTACAACCGTGAGCGCGTCCGTCTCTCCACCGGCGTCGCTGTCCTAAAACAGCAGTGGAGCGGCAAGGAGGTAGTCAACCACCCTCAGGCCGACCATCTGAACGAACAGATACGCCGTGTCTATGACGGTATCCATGAGAAGATGTCGTCCATAGCTTCGACAAAGGGCGAATACGACCTGTCGCTTCTCAAAAAGGTCAAGAAAACAAAGTTGCAGGGTTCGTCGGCAAGTTTCCTCGACTGGCTGGAGGAACGTATCGACATGCGCCCTGTCACGGAGTCAACACGCAAGCAGCACAAGGTCATGCTCAACTGCCTGCGCGACTTCGGGCTGATACGCTTTTTCAGCGACCTCACCCCGAAGAATATCAGACTATGGGACGATTTCATACGCAAGCGTGTGACAGCCCAGGCATCGGTTCACGGCTATCACAAACGCCTCAAACCCTATATCGTGGAGGCGATACAGTTTGAGAAGCTGGAGTCCAACCCATACGACGGCATGAGGATTTCGCGTGGAAAATCGGAGGGCATAAAATTCCTTACCGAAGAGGAACGTGATCGCGTGGAAGCCCTTGAACTCTACGGCATGACCGAGAAAGTGCGCGATATGTTTATCTTCTCATGCTACACAGGGCTGGCGTACTCCGACCTTGTGAAGATCAAGAAGTCGGACGTGTTCAGGCAGGGCGAGGACTACTGCATACGAGACAAGCGTATGAAAACCGGTATGCCCTATACGATTGTGCTGTTGCCTAAGGCGATAGCCATATTGAAAAAGTACAACTACAACCTCAATCTGATGAGCAACCAGAAATGCAACGACCAGTTGAAGATAATCGCCAACCTTGCCAGTCTGCACATCAACCTGACAATGCACGTAGGCCGCCACACGTTTGCAACGTGGGCGTTGACAAAAGGCGTGGGTATCGAGACTGTGAGCAAGATGCTCGCCCACTCCAACGTGGCAATGACCGAGAAATACGCCCATGTGCTTCAGACGAGCGTCATACAGGGCTTCGGTAAACTTAAATAA
- a CDS encoding RloB family protein, whose amino-acid sequence MPKVRKQTTVIIGEGPTEFFYLNSLKDEFRQLQSIKPDTPKNTSLRELERSIESAIAIGYDRIFCLIDMDNKKKDPTSWAAYSELKRKYHGKKVHNEKKGLNYEVRFFETDRCTELFFLYYFRYTGQNYADSKSIEDELCRICGYEKTQRFFRTHPLHQYFQKKGGDWVRAIENALKSEKCLIDGERDYTYSEIGSMFKELGIV is encoded by the coding sequence ATGCCAAAAGTAAGGAAACAAACCACTGTGATTATCGGCGAAGGCCCTACGGAGTTCTTCTATCTCAATTCATTGAAGGATGAGTTCCGCCAGTTACAGAGCATCAAACCGGACACTCCGAAGAATACGAGCCTGCGTGAATTGGAACGCTCGATTGAATCTGCAATAGCAATCGGATATGACAGGATTTTTTGTCTTATCGACATGGACAATAAGAAGAAAGACCCGACAAGTTGGGCAGCCTATTCTGAATTGAAACGGAAATATCATGGCAAGAAGGTCCACAATGAGAAAAAGGGGCTCAATTATGAAGTCCGTTTCTTTGAGACTGACCGCTGCACTGAACTGTTCTTCCTTTATTATTTCAGATATACGGGACAAAATTATGCCGATTCAAAAAGCATAGAGGACGAGCTTTGCCGGATATGTGGATATGAAAAAACTCAACGGTTTTTCAGGACACATCCATTGCATCAATATTTCCAGAAGAAAGGCGGTGATTGGGTAAGGGCGATTGAGAATGCCCTGAAATCTGAGAAATGCCTGATTGACGGAGAACGGGATTATACCTATTCCGAAATAGGCTCAATGTTCAAAGAGCTGGGAATTGTCTGA
- a CDS encoding AAA family ATPase yields the protein MIREFWTENYLSIRERQTMNFETDGDDGNWMSAEITKGVHLGRVGIIFGANASGKSNMLKAMQNAFELMFIDRKDRNERVHSEMPFALTKDQPTKMFVSFYADGVRYDYMILYLGSHIIREELNYYPNKSKSLFYEREFVGEDRQCEIKFGTSIGIKAKTLRVLKEHTLNNHSVLSTYGKVSLPEDACKIAALYNWIKSHVHGVNNDGGSLVSLLKEVSQNEKKKEFFIQMLKKADFNISNFSVISDGVENHVEFVNTSDEGNFMLPLSTQSAGTIKYLVDLNYLYNAITGDHIYMLDELGEDLHYDLLLYYIQVFLANSCQSQLFFTTQEMTLLSEDQFNENRQSVWFVEKSSETAASEYTRADKLGLRREHSLYNSYRIGRFGSKPVLGSPFILNQK from the coding sequence ATGATACGCGAATTCTGGACTGAAAACTACCTGTCAATTCGGGAACGTCAAACGATGAACTTTGAGACGGACGGCGATGATGGAAACTGGATGAGTGCCGAAATCACAAAAGGTGTTCATCTTGGCCGTGTGGGAATAATATTCGGAGCCAACGCTTCGGGTAAATCGAATATGCTCAAAGCGATGCAGAACGCTTTTGAGCTTATGTTCATTGACCGTAAAGACCGAAATGAAAGGGTGCATTCTGAAATGCCTTTTGCTTTGACCAAGGATCAGCCGACAAAGATGTTCGTGTCTTTTTATGCCGACGGTGTCAGATATGATTACATGATTTTATATCTCGGAAGCCATATCATAAGGGAGGAATTGAATTACTATCCCAATAAGAGCAAGTCTCTGTTTTATGAACGCGAGTTTGTCGGCGAAGACAGACAATGCGAGATTAAATTTGGAACAAGCATTGGCATAAAGGCGAAGACGCTCCGGGTTCTGAAAGAGCATACTCTCAACAATCATTCGGTCCTCTCCACATATGGAAAAGTGTCCTTGCCGGAAGACGCATGTAAGATTGCGGCACTGTACAATTGGATTAAGTCCCATGTACATGGAGTCAACAATGACGGCGGAAGCCTCGTCTCTCTTCTGAAAGAGGTAAGTCAGAATGAGAAAAAGAAAGAATTCTTCATACAGATGTTGAAAAAGGCTGATTTCAATATTTCAAATTTCAGCGTCATATCGGATGGCGTTGAAAACCATGTGGAGTTTGTAAATACATCAGATGAAGGTAACTTCATGTTGCCTCTCTCCACACAGTCTGCCGGAACAATTAAATATCTGGTTGATCTTAACTATCTGTATAATGCCATAACCGGAGACCATATCTATATGCTTGACGAATTAGGCGAGGATTTGCATTATGATCTGCTACTGTATTATATTCAGGTCTTCCTTGCCAATTCGTGCCAATCGCAGTTGTTTTTCACAACACAGGAGATGACATTGCTTTCAGAAGATCAGTTTAATGAAAACCGTCAATCAGTGTGGTTCGTAGAGAAGTCATCTGAAACGGCGGCATCTGAATATACCCGCGCTGACAAACTCGGCCTCCGCAGGGAACACTCACTCTACAATTCCTATCGTATCGGTCGGTTTGGGTCAAAACCTGTGTTGGGTTCGCCGTTCATCTTAAATCAGAAATGA
- a CDS encoding PcfK-like family protein, whose protein sequence is MKSSNAVMEVVRNYMEERCASDPILAIKYANPAKSLEKALNYVAHEVQKSGLTIMDSDSVFSLILHYYDENLEDVPNVNCKIAVAKELTDTERAEAKEQAMEQYKEEQLREIRRQNQPKATAPKHTATAPKAGAEINVQPNLFGDDF, encoded by the coding sequence ATGAAATCATCAAACGCAGTTATGGAGGTTGTCCGTAACTATATGGAGGAGCGTTGCGCAAGCGACCCTATCCTCGCTATCAAGTACGCAAATCCGGCGAAGTCATTGGAAAAGGCACTGAACTATGTGGCTCACGAGGTGCAGAAAAGCGGACTCACCATTATGGACTCGGATAGCGTGTTCTCTCTAATCCTTCATTATTACGATGAAAATTTGGAGGATGTCCCCAATGTCAACTGCAAGATAGCGGTTGCAAAGGAACTCACCGACACTGAGAGAGCCGAGGCAAAGGAACAGGCTATGGAGCAGTACAAGGAAGAACAACTCCGCGAAATCCGCAGACAGAACCAGCCGAAGGCAACCGCACCCAAGCACACCGCCACCGCACCGAAAGCAGGTGCAGAAATCAATGTTCAACCCAATCTCTTCGGAGATGACTTCTAA
- a CDS encoding PcfJ domain-containing protein encodes MKPRNKKQEQILAMSGQLRPLTTAQMQWALTHTIDNYALRFKKGKAVCLICGHEWEAEEGMCRCPHCGAKVEVKATTQRVVRDKSYFIIVTAVKGFQVIRMFLMIVEFRKGMKANPGFIEIGSYWIDKHGHTTVVGLQRTLGHYIDSFAFGSPLEIRHDNDAFWHIANQWVYPRTKVTDTIKRNGYTTFTYGAHPVMMFQQLLTNPKAETLMKAGEEGLFRYLCHHPKEVDKYWDTIKVARRAGYKIDDPQMWFDYIKMLDRMGRDLHSPTLVAPKDLKAVHDEYVAKAERQRIKEQREKDRKRAEEDEAKFEELKGKYTGLVMTDGEIVVHTLNSVAEYYDEGSRQHICVGSSSYYLKENTLVFSAKIKDKTIATIEISLKDYSIIQCRAFANKVCQYQDRITKIISDNIKMIAERKRA; translated from the coding sequence ATGAAACCGAGAAATAAGAAGCAAGAGCAGATATTGGCAATGAGTGGGCAGCTTCGCCCACTCACCACCGCCCAAATGCAGTGGGCACTGACCCATACAATCGACAACTATGCCCTTAGATTCAAGAAAGGGAAAGCCGTGTGTCTGATATGCGGTCACGAGTGGGAAGCCGAGGAAGGAATGTGCCGTTGTCCCCATTGTGGCGCAAAGGTTGAGGTCAAGGCTACCACCCAGCGAGTTGTAAGGGATAAATCCTACTTCATCATCGTCACCGCAGTCAAGGGTTTTCAAGTAATCCGAATGTTTCTGATGATTGTGGAGTTCCGCAAAGGAATGAAGGCAAATCCCGGCTTCATTGAAATCGGCTCCTATTGGATTGACAAGCACGGACACACCACCGTAGTGGGGCTTCAGCGCACATTGGGTCACTACATTGACTCATTCGCTTTCGGCTCTCCATTGGAAATCAGACACGACAATGACGCATTCTGGCACATCGCCAACCAATGGGTCTATCCAAGGACAAAGGTCACTGACACCATCAAACGTAATGGCTACACAACCTTTACCTATGGCGCACACCCCGTGATGATGTTTCAGCAGTTGCTCACCAACCCCAAGGCTGAGACTCTGATGAAAGCCGGAGAGGAAGGATTGTTCCGTTACCTTTGCCACCACCCTAAAGAGGTTGACAAATATTGGGACACAATCAAGGTGGCACGCAGGGCAGGTTACAAGATTGACGACCCTCAGATGTGGTTTGACTACATCAAGATGTTGGATAGAATGGGCAGAGACCTCCATTCCCCCACGTTGGTAGCACCCAAAGACCTCAAAGCCGTACACGATGAATATGTGGCAAAGGCTGAACGTCAGCGTATCAAGGAGCAGAGAGAGAAAGACCGCAAGAGAGCGGAGGAAGATGAAGCCAAGTTTGAGGAACTCAAAGGCAAATACACCGGATTGGTTATGACAGACGGAGAAATCGTTGTCCATACCCTAAACTCCGTAGCCGAGTATTATGATGAGGGAAGCCGTCAGCACATCTGTGTAGGTTCATCGTCCTACTACCTCAAAGAGAACACATTGGTATTCTCCGCCAAAATCAAGGACAAGACAATCGCCACGATTGAAATCTCCCTCAAAGACTACTCAATCATTCAATGCAGGGCATTCGCCAACAAGGTCTGCCAATATCAAGACCGCATTACCAAAATTATCAGCGACAACATCAAGATGATAGCAGAGAGAAAGAGAGCATAA
- a CDS encoding HU family DNA-binding protein, with protein sequence MSKNNMTKAEIVTEIAKTTGIEKASVLAVVEGLMTSIKDSLAHGENVYLRGFGSFIVKERKEKTARNISKNTTIIIPAHNIPAFKPAAEFKKVVAK encoded by the coding sequence ATTTCAAAAAATAATATGACAAAAGCGGAAATAGTAACCGAGATTGCCAAGACAACTGGCATCGAGAAAGCAAGCGTACTCGCAGTAGTAGAAGGACTGATGACTTCAATCAAAGACAGCCTCGCACACGGCGAAAATGTATATCTCCGTGGCTTCGGCTCATTCATCGTAAAGGAGCGCAAGGAAAAGACTGCCCGTAACATCTCCAAGAATACAACTATCATTATCCCGGCTCACAATATCCCGGCTTTCAAACCCGCAGCCGAGTTCAAGAAGGTGGTGGCGAAGTAA
- a CDS encoding DNA-3-methyladenine glycosylase I, whose amino-acid sequence MTGIKMVSEKLSRCPWCGDDPLYVKYHDEEWGRLVTDDHILFEFLTLESAQAGLAWIAILRKREGYREAFHNFDVEKVAAMTEEDVERLMKFDGIVKNRRKIQSAISNARLFIEIQKEFGSFFNYLRSVFHGDFPVVNHPATMADIPVTSPESDAIAKDMKKRGFKFFGSTICYAHLQATGFVDDHLNDCPCKGQL is encoded by the coding sequence ATGACTGGGATTAAAATGGTATCTGAGAAACTGAGTCGTTGTCCGTGGTGCGGAGACGACCCTCTTTATGTGAAATATCACGATGAAGAATGGGGTCGCCTTGTCACGGATGACCATATACTCTTTGAGTTCCTCACGTTGGAAAGCGCACAGGCTGGACTGGCTTGGATAGCAATCCTGCGCAAACGAGAAGGCTATCGTGAGGCATTTCACAACTTCGATGTTGAGAAAGTTGCTGCCATGACCGAAGAAGATGTTGAGCGATTGATGAAATTTGACGGAATAGTCAAGAATCGCCGTAAAATCCAGTCGGCTATTTCCAATGCCCGGCTGTTCATCGAGATTCAGAAAGAGTTCGGCAGCTTCTTCAACTATCTGAGGTCTGTCTTTCACGGAGATTTCCCCGTTGTAAATCATCCGGCAACAATGGCTGATATTCCGGTCACATCGCCTGAGTCGGATGCAATCGCTAAAGATATGAAGAAGCGAGGTTTCAAATTCTTCGGCTCAACAATCTGCTACGCCCATCTACAAGCCACAGGCTTCGTAGATGACCACCTTAACGATTGCCCCTGCAAAGGACAACTATAA
- a CDS encoding DUF5131 family protein: MPMWNPWHGCHKISTGCKHCYVYREDAAFGTVTPSNEVRKTASFNLPIKRDRKKNWKFPSGTEFALCFTSDFLIEEADEWRDEIWDIIRQRTDCTFFFFTKRIERLMQCFPDDWGEGYNHVGIGCTVENQDRADYRLPIFLSLPIKHRMVIVAPMIEKIDISKYLNPELIEEVSVGGESGKYARPLDFNWVLDMQRQCRESGVPFNFHQTGSYLIKDGRQYHIPREHQHSQAKKAGLDFDF, translated from the coding sequence ATGCCGATGTGGAATCCGTGGCATGGTTGCCACAAGATAAGTACGGGATGCAAGCATTGTTACGTTTACCGTGAGGATGCGGCGTTTGGCACGGTCACACCGTCAAATGAAGTGCGTAAAACGGCATCGTTCAATCTACCTATAAAGCGCGATAGAAAGAAGAATTGGAAATTTCCGTCAGGCACGGAATTTGCGCTGTGCTTCACCTCTGATTTTCTGATTGAAGAAGCCGATGAGTGGCGTGATGAAATCTGGGATATTATCCGCCAACGGACTGATTGCACATTCTTTTTCTTCACAAAACGCATAGAACGCCTTATGCAGTGCTTCCCGGATGATTGGGGCGAAGGATATAACCATGTTGGTATCGGGTGCACGGTCGAAAATCAGGACCGCGCAGATTATCGTTTGCCGATATTTCTCTCATTGCCAATCAAGCACCGCATGGTAATTGTCGCGCCAATGATAGAAAAGATTGACATAAGCAAATACCTCAATCCGGAATTGATTGAGGAGGTCTCGGTCGGTGGTGAATCCGGCAAATATGCCAGACCTCTGGACTTTAACTGGGTTCTTGATATGCAAAGACAATGCCGGGAGTCGGGAGTACCGTTCAACTTTCATCAGACTGGCTCATATCTGATTAAAGACGGTCGTCAATACCATATTCCGAGGGAACATCAGCATTCCCAAGCTAAAAAAGCCGGATTGGATTTTGATTTCTGA